From the Streptomyces sp. NBC_01216 genome, the window TGCTGGCCGGGGCGCGGGCAGCGCAGCACGGTCAGACCGTTGTCCAGCGCGCCGCGGTCCGGGGCCGGGAAGGCCCACGGGCGGGCGTCGCCCGGCTGGGGCTGCGGGTGGAACTCCATGCTCGTCAAAGACGCGGCAGTGTCGGTCACTGGTCCGCTCCCTCTTCCTCGTCGCTGTCGCTCTGCTCGGCGGTGACCGGCTCGTAGACCAGCACCGCGCGGTTGTCCGGACGCAGCCGTGCCTGGGCGACCGCCCGCACCTCTTCGGCGGTGACGTCCAGCACCCGGTTCACCGCGGTCAGGGCGAGCTGCGGGTCACCGAACAGGACCGCGAAGCGGCACAGTTCGTCGGCCCGGCCGGCGACGGTGCCGAGGCGGTCCAGCCACTCGCGCTCCAGCTGGGCCTGGGCCCGTTCCATCTCCTCCGGCGTCGGGCCCTCGGCCGCGAAGCGGGCGAGCTCCTCGTCGACGGCCGCCTCGATCTCGGGCACCTCGACCCCGCCGGAGGTCTTGACGTCCAGCCAGCCCAGCGAGGGGGCGCCGGCCAGCCGCAGCAGTCCGAAGCCGGCCGCCACCGCCGTGCGGTCCCGGCGGACCAGACGGTTGTGCAGCCGCGAGGACTCGCCGCCTCCGAGGACGGTCAGGGCCAGGTCGGCGGCGTCGCACTCACGCGTGCCGTCGTGCGGCAGCCGGTAGGCGGCCATCAGCGCACGGGCCGGCACCTCCTCCTCGACCACCTCGCGCAACTGCTCGCCGATGACGTCGGGCAGGGCCCCGTCACGCGGCGGCAGCTTGCCGTCGTGGGACGGGATGGAGCCGAAGTACCTCTCGATCCAGGCGAGGGTCTGCGCCGGATCGATGTCCCCGACGACCGACAGGACGGCGTTGTTCGGAGCGTAGTAGGTGCGGAAGAAGCTCCGGGCGTCCTCGAGGGTGGCCGCGTCCAGGTCGGCCATCGAGCCGATCGGCGTGTGGTGGTACGGGTGGCCCTCCGGATAGGCGAGGGCGGTCAGCCGCTCGAAGGCGGTGCCGTAGGGGACGTTGTCGTAGCGCTGACGGCGCTCGTTCTTGACCACGTCCCGCTGGTTCTCCATGGAGGCGTCGTCCAGCGCGGTGAGCAACGAGCCCATGCGGTCCGCCTCCAGCCAGAGCGCGAGCTCCAGCTGGTGGGTGGGCATGGTCTCGAAGTAGTTGGTGCGCTCGAAGCTCGTCGTGCCGTTGAGCGAACCGCCCGCGCCCTGCACCAGTTCGAAGTGGCCGTTGCCGTGGACCTGCTTCGACCCCTGGAACATCAGGTGCTCGAAGAGGTGGGCCAGGCCGGTGCGGCCGGCCACCTCGTGGCGCGAGCCCACGTCGTACCACAGGCAGACCGCGGCGACCGGGGTCAGGTGGTCCTCGGAGAGCACCACGCGCAAGCCGTTGGCCAACCGGTGCTCGGTCGCTGTCAGGCCGCCGGAGCCGGCCTCGGCTGTGGCCGTGTGACCCATGGGCATGTACGTCCCTTCGATCGCGATATGGAAAAGTCCTGCCACTGTATGCAAGCGCACCGACACCTGGCGAAGTTCCCCCAGGTTCGGGCGTCCCCCTTCCGGGTGGCGGGGCGCTCGCGTACGCCCGACCACCGGCCTTTACCGGGTCGCGGTCGGCGTTGTCACCGGGACGGTCCACAATGGTCCGCGTCAGATCAACCTTGTTGGTGAAGGAGCCGCAGCCGCGATGGCCCGCCGCAGCACGAAGACACCGCCGCCGGACGACGCGTTCGAGGAGAGAATCCTCGACATCGACGTCGTCGACGAGATGCAGGGCTCCTTCCTCGAGTACGCGTACTCGGTGATCTACTCCCGCGCGCTGCCCGACGCGCGGGACGGCATGAAGCCCGTACAACGCCGCATCGTCTACCAGATGAACGAGATGGGACTGCGTCCCGACCGCGGCTACGTGAAGTGCGCCCGCGTCGTCGGCGAGGTCATGGGCAAGCTGCACCCACACGGCGACGCGTCGATCTACGACGCCATGGTCCGCATGGCCCAGCCGTTCTCCATGCGCGTCCCGCTGGTCGACGGCCACGGCAACTTCGGTTCGCTCGGCAACGACGACCCGCCGGCCGCCATGCGGTACACCGAGTCCCGGATGGCCGCCGCCGCCATCATGATGACGGAGTCGATCGACGAGGACACCGTCGACTTCGCGCCGAACTACGACGGCCAGGAGCGGGAGCCGGTCGCACTGCCCGCCGCGTACCCGAACCTGCTGGTCAACGGCGCGTCCGGGATCGCGGTCGGCATGGCGACGAACATGCCCCCGCACAACCTCGGCGAGGTGATCGCGGCCGCCCGCCACCTGATCCGATACCCGAACGCCGATCTGGAAGCGCTGATGCGCTTCGTGCCGGGTCCCGACCTGCCGACCGGCGGCCGGATCGTCGGGCTGAACGGCATCAAGGACGCCTACGAGAACGGCCGCGGCACCTTCAAGATCCGCGCGACCACCACGGTGGAGAACGTGACAGCCCGACGCAAGGGCATCGTCGTCACCGAACTGCCCTTCACGGTCGGCCCCGAGAAGGTCATCTCGAAGATCAAGGACCTGGTCGGCTCCAAGAAGCTCCAGGGCATCGCGGACGTCAAGGACCTCACCGACCGGGCCCACGGCCTGCGCCTGGTCATCGAGGTCAAGAACGGCTTCGTGCCCGAGGCGGTCCTGGCGCAGCTCTACAAGCTGACGCCGATGGAGGAGTCCTTCGGTATCAACAACGTGGCCCTGGTCGACGGCCAGCCGCTCACACTGGGGCTCAAGGAGCTCCTCGAGGTGTACCTCGACCACCGCTTCTCGGTGGTCCGGCGCCGCTCCGAGTTCCGCCGGGGCAAGAAGCGCGACCGCCTGCACCTGGTCGAGGGTCTGCTCGTCGCGCTGCTCGACATCGACGAGGTCATCCGCCTCATCCGTTCCAGCGAGAACTCCGCACAGGCCAAGGAGCGCCTGATCGAGCGGTTCTCGTTGAGCGAGATCCAGACCCAGTACATCCTGGACACCCCGCTGCGCCGGCTCACCAAGTTCGACCGGATCGAGCTGGAGACCGAGCGCGACCGGCTCAACGGCGAGATCGACGAGCTGACCGGCATCCTGGAGTCGGACAGCGAACTGCGCAAGCTGGTGTCGGCCGAACTGGCCGCGGTGTCGAAGAAGTTCGGCACCGACCGCCGCACGGTCCTGTTGGAGTCGGCCGGTGCGCCGGTCGCGGCGGTCGCGCTGCAGGTCGCGGACGACCCGTGCCGGGTGCTCCTGTCCTCGACCGGTCTGCTGGCCCGTACGGCGACGGCGGAGGTGCCCGCGGCGGAGGACGGCAGACGCGCCAAGCACGACGTGATCGTCTCGGCGGTACCGGCGACCCAGCGCGGCGAGGTCGGAGCCGTGACCTCGGCCGGCCGGCTGCTGCGGCTCTCGGTCATCGACCTGCCGCAGCTTCCGGACACCGCCTCGGCCCCCAACCTCGCGGGCGGGGCTCCGCTGACGGAGTTCCTCACCCTGGAGGACGACGAGACGGTGGTCTGCCTGGCCACCCTCGACGAATCCTCACCTGGTCTGGCACTGGGCACACTTCAGGGTGTGGTCAAGCGGGTGGTACCGGACTATCCGGCGAACAAGGACGAGCTGGAGGTCATCACCCTCAAGGAGGGTGACCGGATCGTCGGCGCGACCGAGCTGCGCACCGGGGACGAGGACCTGGTGTTCATCACCTCAGATGCGCAGTTGCTCCGCTACCAGGCGTCCCAGGTACGCCCCCAGGGACGTCCGGCGGGCGGCATGGCGGGCATCAAGCTCGGCGCCGGCGTCGAGGTGATCTCGTTCGCCGCCGTCGATCCGGCGGCCGAGGCGGTCGTGTTCACGGTCGCGGGCTCCACGGGCACGCTGGACGACTCGACCGGCACCTCGTGGAAGCTGACCCCCTTCGACCAGTACCCCCGCAAGGGCCGTGCGACGGGCGGCGTCCGCTGCCAGCGCTTCCTGAAGGGCGAGGGCCTGCTCACCCTGGCCTGGTCCGGTCCGGCTCCGGCGCGGGCCGCCCAGCGCAACGGCACACCGGTCGACCTTCCGGAGGTCGACCCTCGCCGGGACGGCTCGGGTACTCCGCCGACCGGCGCGGTCGCGTCCGTGGCCGGCCCGGTCGGCTGACGCCGCGACCAGGCGAGGCTCGCCGGGCGCGGCACGAGCGGTGCCACGACACGAACGCCCCCTTCCCACACGCTGTCAGGCGGGGAGGGGGCGGCGGCGTCCCCGGGCGTCGGGGCCCGGGGACGCCGCCGCCATGCGCGTCAGCCCGGTGGCCGCGGGGCGAGGGCCGGGACCACCGGAGAGGTCGGGAGGGAGACCCCCGGCCAGGGCACACCGCTCCTTCGCCGACGCGGCCACCCCCGTCACGAGGTGACCGGCGTGCGCCCGTCCTCCGCCCCGGCACCCGGGTCGATCTCCTCCGCTGCCTCCTCCGAACGCGGTACATAGCGCAGGACGCCCCACATGCCGTGCTCGTCGGGGACGTCCCCCGGGCCGTCCAGCTCGCAGCCGGTGAGCGCCTCGCGCAGGGTCGGCACGTCGATACCCGAGCCGATGAGGACGAGCTGGGTCAGCCTCTCCTCACCGTCGGGCCAGGGCTCGGGGAAGAACCGCAGGAAGCGGCCGACCGCGTGGACGGCGTAGCGGTTGGTCGGATCGGCCGGACCGAAGTCGACGAAGCCCTTGATCCGGTAGAGGCCCCGGGGCCGGGAGTCGAGGAAGGCCATCAGGCGCCGCGGGTGCAGGGCGGTGCCGGTGGCGACCGACAGGGTCTCGTAGCGGGCGTGCGGATGTCCGTCGCCGGCACCGTCATCGTCCTCGTACAGCAGGTCCTCGATGGACAGCTGACCGTCGATCTCGCCCTCCGGGACGACCCGGTCGAAGAGCACCTCGGGATCGACCCGGCCGTGCGAGGCACGGATCACCGCGGCACGGCCGGCCAGCGCGGCCACCGTCTCGTGGACGGCGTCGAGTTCCCGTGTGCCCACCCGGTCCGCCTTGTTCACGACGACGAGGTCGGCGAGGGAGAGGTGCCGGTCGGTCTCCGGGTGCCGCTGACGGGTGGCGGAGAACTCGGCGGCGTCGACGACCTGGACGAGACCGCCGTACATGATCCGCCCGTTCTCGCTGGCGAGCACCATGCGCACCAGCTCCTGCGGCTCGGCGAGCCCGCTCGCCTCGATGACGATCACGTCGAGGCGGGAGGAGGGCCGGGTGAGGACGTCCAGGTAGGCGTCCAGTTCGCTCACGTCGACGGCGCAGCACATGCAGCCGTTGCCGAGCGAGACGGTCGACCCGACCTGCCCGGCGACGGTCATGGCGTCGATCCCGATGTCCCCGAAGTCGTTGACCATCACTCCGATCCGGGTCCCCCGGGCGCTGCGCAGCAGATGGTTGAGCAGCGTCGTCTTGCCCGAACCGAGGAACCCGGAGAGGACGATGACGGGGATCTGCTGCGTGCTCAAGGGAACTCCGGTGCTCGGCGAAGCCTCCAGGATAGGCACCGCCCCGGGCGGCGCCCCCCGGGGCCGCCCGCTCCACCGCTCACGGCCGGTCCACCCGGGACAGGCGACCGGGCGGGCGTCTCGCCCCGGGCCGTGAGCGAGCCCGCCCGTGAGCGGGTTCAGACCGCGCCGGCTCCCGTGAGCGCGCGGACCTCCGTCTCCGCGTACCGGGCCTCGTCCGGCGGTTCGGGGGAGGTGACGGTCCCGAGCCAGCCCGAGAGGAAGCCCAGCGGGATGGAGACCACACCGGGGTTCTGCAGGGGGAAGACGTGGAAGTCGACGCCCGGAACGAGGGCGTCCGGGCTGCCGGAGACCACCGGGGAGAGCAGCACCAGCAGGACCGCCGGGACAAGCCCTCCGTACACCGACCACACCGCGCCCCGGGTGGTGAATCTCCGCCAGAAAAGCGAGTACAGCAGCGCGGGCAGGTTGGCGGAGGCGGCGACCGCGAACGCGAGGCCGACCAGGAAGGCCACGTTGAGGTCGCGGGCGAGAAGGCCGAGTCCGATCGCGACCGCCCCGATTCCCGCGGCGGCGACGCGGGCCACCGCGACTTCGCCGTACCGCCGGGCGTGCGGGGCCCTGCGGCGCAGCGAGGCGTACAGGTCGTGGGCGACCGACGCCGAGGAGGCGAGCGTGATGCCGGCGACGACGGCGAGGATGGTCGCGAAGGCGACCGCGGCGACGACGGCGAAGAGCACGGTGCCGCCGGTCGAGCCGGCGCCCCCGCCGAGGTCGAGGGCGAGCAGGGGTACGGCGGTGTTCCCCGCCGCGTTGGAGGCGCGGACGGCGTCGGGGCCGATGATCGCCGCCGCCCCGAAGCCGAGGACGATCGTCATCAGGTAGAAGCCGCCGATCAGGCCGATGGCCCAGACGACCGAGCGCCGGGCGGCGCGGGCGGTCGGCACGGTGTAGAAGCGCGACAGGATGTGCGGCAGACCGGCGGTGCCCAGGACGAGTGCGATGCCGAGGCTGATGAAGTCGAGGCGCGCGGTCCAGCCGCCGCCATAGCGCAGCCCCGGACCGAGGAAGTCCGCCCCGTGGCCGCTGCGTTCGGCGGCGGTGACGAGCAGCTGGTCGAAGTCACCGTGGAAGCGAAGCAGGACGAGCACGGTGAGCGCGATCGTACCGGCCATGAGGAGGACGGCTTTGACGATCTGGATCCATGTGGTGGCGCGCATTCCGCCCAGGGTCACGTAGACCACCATCAGCGCACCGACGCCGATCACGGTCCAGGAACGGGCGGACTCGCTCGTACCGCCCAGGAGGAGGGCGACCAGACTTCCGGCGCCGACCATCTGGGCAACCAGGTAGAGCACGGAGACGGTGACCGAGGAGGAGCCCAGGGCGATCCGCACCGGGCGCTCTGCCATCCGCGAGGCGACGACATCGGCGAGCGTGAAGCGGCCGCAGTTGCGCACCAGTTCGGCGACCAACAGCAACACGACGAGCCAGGCGACCAGGAAGCCGACGGAGTACAGCATGCCGTCGTAGCCGAAGAGCGCGATCAGGCCGGAGATGCCGAGGAAGGAGGCGGCGGACATGTAATCCCCCGCGATGGCGAAGCCGTTCTCCATCGGGGAGAACAGCCGGCCGCCGGCGTAGAACTCCTCCGCCGAGCCGTGCCGGTCGCGGCTCACCCAGGTCGTGATCCCCAGGGTCACCGCGACGAAGGCGCTGAAGAGCAGCAGCGCCAGGGTCTGGTGGTCGCCGGTCAACGCTGGAACCCCCGGGTCATCTCCTGGGTGTCCCAGCGCAGTTCCAGCGCCGCCCCGTCCCGGTGCAGGCGGGCGTGCCGGGCGTAGGCCCAGGTCAGAAGAAAGGTGGTGAGGAACTGGCCGAGACCGGCGACCATCGCCACGTTCACCGCTCCGACGACCGGCCGGGCCATCAGCCCCGGCGCGGCGGTCGCCGCGACGACGTAGGCCAGGTACCAGAGCAGGAAGGCGAGGCTCGCCGGAACCACGAAGCGCCGGTAGCTGCCGCGGACCTCCCGGAACGCCGGGCTGCGCTGGACCTCCCGGTAGATGTCGGCGGCGTCGTGGGGAGCCCGCCGCGGGCTCGCCACAGCGCCGGGCGTTCCGGAGCGGGCGTCCGGCGCCCCGTACCGGTCTCCCGGCGCGGCGCGCCCCGCCGGGCCGCCCGTGACCGCCGAGCCCGTCGGTTCGGCGTCGTCGGCCGGCTCGCCCCAGCCGGAGGCCAGGGCGTCGTACCAGGGGTCGTCGAACCGCACCGCGGGGGCGCCGGGCCCCTCCTGCTTCTCCACCGGTGAACTCTCCTTGTCAGCGAACCGTTTCGGCCGCGTGCACAAGGATGGACAGAGCAGGAAGATCCCGGACTCTCCTCCTCCCCCACTTCACCCCATCAGGTGACGGAGGCATGGCCCCGCCCGGACCGACGGGCCCGCGCGGAGGTCCGGGCGCGCACGCGTGCGCGGCGCCGGTCCGCGCGCCTCCCGCGCCGGGCCGCCGTCGCGGCCCGGGGGGGGTGGCGTCAGGCGTCGATGCGTGAGCGGTCCAGGGTCGCCGCCGAGCTCGTGATGAACTCCTTGCGCGGGGCCACGTCGTTGCCCATGAGCAGGTCGAAGACCTGCTCCGAGGACTCCAGGTCGCCGATGTTGATCCGGCGCAGGGTGCGGTGGCGCGGGTCCATCGTCGTCTCCGCCAGCTGGTCGGCGTCCATCTCGCCGAGTCCCTTGTAGCGCTGGATGGCGTCCTTGTAGCGGATGCCCTTGCGCTGGTACTCGAGCAGGGTCTGGCGCAGCTCGCTGTCCGAGTAGGTGTACACGTACTTGTCCTGGCCGCGCTTGGGCTGGACGAGTTCGATGCGGTGCAGCGGCGGCACGGCCGCGAAGACCCGGCCGGCCTCGACCATGGGCCGCATGTAGCGCTGGAAAAGGGTCAGCAGCAGGGTGCGGATGTGGGAACCGTCGACGTCGGCGTCGGTCATCATGATGACCTTTCCGTACCGCGCCGCGTCGATGTCGAAGGTCCGGCCCGAGCCCGCTCCTATGACCTGGATGATCGCCCCGCACTCGACGTTCTTGAGCATGTCCGAGACGGAGGACTTCTGGACGTTGAGGATCTTGCCCCGGATCGGCAGCAGCGCCTGGAACTCACTGTTCCGGGCGAGCTTGGCGGTGCCGAGCGCCGAGTCCCCCTCGACGATGAAGAGCTCGCTGCGCCCCACGTCGTCGCTGCGGCAGTCGGCGAGCTTGGCCGGCAGCGAGGAGGACTCCAGCGCGGTCTTCCGGCGCTGCGCGTCCTTGTGCTGGCGGGCCGCGATACGGGTCCGTGCGGCGGCCACGGCCTTCTCCAGGACCGCGCGGGCCTGGGCCTTGTCGTCGCGACGGGTGGACGTCAGGAAGCCCTTCAGCTCCTTGGCGACCACGTTGGCGACGATCCGGCGGGCCGCGGAGGTGCCGAGCACCTCCTTGGTCTGGCCTTCGAACTGCGGCTCGGCCAGCCGGACGGTCACGACAGCGGTGAGCCCCTCCAGGGCGTCGTCCTTGACGATGTCGTCCTCGGCGACGCGCAGCAGCTTGGCAGAGCGCAGGACCTCGTTCACGGTCTTGGTGACGGCCTGCTCGAAGCCGGAGACGTGGGTACCGCCCTTGGGGGTGGCGATGATGTTCACGAAGGACTTGAGCATCGTGTCGTATCCGGTGCCCCAGCGCAGCGCGATGTCCACGCCCAGTTCCCGGGTGACCTCGGTCGGGGTCATGTGCCCCAGGTCGTCGAGGACCGGGACGGTCTCCTTGAAGGTACCCGTGCCGGTCAGCCGCTGGACGTCGCAGACCGCCTTGTCCTGTGCCAGGAACTCACAGAACTCGCTGATGCCGCCGTCGAAGCGGAAGGTCTCCTCGCTCTTGCCCACGCCGTCCAGGTCCCGCTCGTCCCGGACGACGATGGTCAGACCGGGCACGAGGAAGGCGGTCTGGCGGGCGCGCTGGTGGAGGGTCTCCAGGGAGAGCTTGGCGTCCTTGAGGAAGATCTGGCGGTCGGCCCAGTAGCGCACACGGGTGCCGGTGCGGGCCTTGGGAACACGTTTGCCCTTGCGGAGACCGTTGCCGGGGTCGAAGGGGCTGTCGGGGCCCTGCTCGATGAAGATTCCGGGGACGCCCCGGCGGAAGCTGATCGCGTGGGTGGCGCTGTTGCGGTCGACCTCGACGTCCAGCCGGGCCGAAAGGGCGTTCACCACGGAGGCGCCCACGCCGTGCAGGCCGCCGGAGGCGGCGTAGGAGCCGCCGCCGAACTTCCCGCCGGCGTGCAGCTTGGTCATGACGACCTCGACCCCGGAGAGCCCGGTCTTGGGCTCGACGTCCACCGGGATGCCACGGCCGTTGTCCTGGACCTCGACGGACCCGTCCTCGTGGAGGATCACGTTGATCCGGTCACAGAAGCCGCCGAGGGCCTCGTCGACGGAGTTGTCGATGATCTCCCAGATGCAGTGCATCAGGCCGCGACTGTCGGTGGACCCGATGTACATGCCAGGGCGTTTGCGAACCGCTTCGAGCCCTTCGAGTACGAGCAGGTGCCGCGCGGTGTAGTTGGAACCGTCACGGTCTGCGGTCAGCAGCGCACTCGACGGCACGGACGTTTCGGCGGTCACGCGGTTCGCTCCTCGCTGAATTTGAAATCTGGCCCGGTGGGTAAGGCTCGGCGTCGGTCACCGGTTCAGAGGGTACCGATGCCTGGTAGAGCCGTTGCCACGCCACCCTCCTGAATTCTCATGCTAGTCCAGGGTCGTATGGATGTTCGATCCCTCGAAGGGGTGACGCGAACATCACGTTCCCTTCCAGGCATGAACCATTTAGGCTCCGGGCACGTCCTCATGAACAACCGGCAACCCAGCCGGGAGGACGAACCGACCCAAGCAACGCGAAATCCGTAGAGCGACGCAATACGGCTCATTCGCCGCCAACCGGCAGCAGACAGCCACCTTGGTAGGAAGTTTCAAGGAAAAGCCACGAGCGGGAACGTTTTCGGCCTGGTTGGATGTTGACCCTGGTACGACAGCTCGTCGAGCTAGAGAAGAGGCGACGTGACTACTGTTCTGACCCCCGCGAGCCCCCTGACGGCCGCTGACCGCTGCGACCGCTGCGGCGCCCAGGCGTACCTGCGCGTCGTCCTGACCAGCGGTGGTGACTTGCTCTTCTGCGCGCATCACGGGCGCAAGTTCGAGCCGGAACTCAAGAAGATCGCCGCGGAAATACAGGATGAGACGGACCGGCTCACCGACGTGCCGGCCAAGGCAGTAGACGAGGACCGCTGACGCCTCGCAGCCACGACGAGCCATGGGCCGGTCGCTGACCGGACGACGGGCGGTCGTCCCCGCAGTCAAGGGGGGCGGCCGCCCGTTCTCGCACCGCGCCGTCGCTCCCGGGCACACCGGCCCGGTAGTCCGGTCACCCAGCCCCGCCGCCCGGCACCGGCCGGGAGCGGCGTTTCACGCCACCAGCGGTGGGACGCCGGCTCAGAGCCCGTCGGGTGACCTTCGACCGACAGGCTCTCCGCCGGCCGGCACGGACGGAAGGACGGCGGAGACCCGGGTGTACACGCCCGGATTCTCGGCCTGTCCACAACCACTGCCCCAGGACACCAGGCCGATCAGTCGGCCGTGCGCAACCAGCGGCCCGCCGCTGTCGCCTTGGCAGGCGTCCCTGCCTCCCCGTGGGTCTCCCGCGCAAAGCATGGTCGCGGCCTCGTACCGTGCGCCGAATCCACCCGGATACGCCCGTTCACAGGACGCGTCCGACAGCACCTGGACCCGCGCCGTACGCAGTGCCGAGGCGTAGCTGCCCCTGCCGTCCACGTCACCCCAGCCGTAGACATCCGCCTCCGTACCGGGGCTCTCGGCCGCGTCGCCACGGCTCGCGACCCCGATCACGTACGACTCCGGCAGCGGGGTCGCGAGGGTCAGCACGGCGAGGTCTCCGGAGTTGCTCCTCGGGTCGTAGTCCGGGTTGATCCAGGTGTCCGAGATCCGGATCTCCTGGCCTTCCTGTCCGCGCAGCGAACTCCGGCCCGCGATCACCTTGAAGTCGGGAAGCCGGGACGGCTCGCCGCCGAGCACCTCACGGCCGAGGCAGTGGGCCGCGGTGAGCACCCGCGTGGGCGCCACGACCACGCCACCGCAGAACTGGCCCGCGCGCGTACGTCCGAACCGGTCACGACTGGAGAGCGCCACGACCCAGGGCACCTCTTCGATCCGGACGGGCTGGCCGCCGACGACGACGCCGCCGGCGAGCGCGGGTGCGGCGGTGGCGGGCGGCCCCGCCGCCGTGACGAGGCCCAGCGCAGCGATCACTGCGAGGGCGAGGGGACGACGCATAGAGCCTCCTGACTCTCCGGTACGGTCCGTCAACTCAGCGTGGTCCAGCCGCTCTCTCCGTGCACCCCCAGGCCGCGCCCGGCGGTCTCGCGGCTCCCGTTCCTGCCGCCCCGGGCCTCCTCGCCGGTCCGCCCGAGGGGCACGCCCACGGAGACGAAGGCGGCCAGGGCCTCACGGCCCGAAGAGACCTCCGTGGAGGGCACCGCCGGGCACCCCGGCGGCCGGGGTGCCCGGCGACGGAGAAGTGCGCCACGCCGGTCGACGGGAGCCCCTGGCGAGATCAGCCGAACCGGCCGCCCACACAGAACGCCCGGCCGGAGAACCCGGCCGAGCGTTCCATTTCTCCCGCTCACGGCCTCGGCGACGCCGTCACGCGTCGCACCGTGCCCCTGGATACCGCCCGCCGGGGCACCGGCCGTTCATACCTTCCGACTAGTCGAGGTAGTCGCGCAGCACCTGCGAACGCGACGGGTGACGCAGCTTCGACATCGTCTTGGACTCGATCTGACGGATCCGCTCGCGCGTCACGCCGTAGACCTTGCCGATCTCGTCCAGCGTCTTCGGCTGGCCGTCGGTGAGACCGAAGCGCATCGAGACCACGCCGGCCTCGCGCTCCGAGAGGGTGTCGAGGACCGAGTGCAGCTGCTCCTGCAGAAGCGTGAAGCTCACCGCGTCGGCCGGAACGACGGCCTCGGAGTCCTCGATCAGGTCACCGAACTCGCTGTCGCCGTCCTCACCCAGCGGGGTGTGGAGGGAAATCGGCTCGCGGCCGTACTTCTGGACCTCGATGACCTTCTCCGGGGTCATGTCGAGTTCCTTGGCCAGCTCCTCCGGGGTGGGCTCGCGGCCCAGGTCCTGGAGCATCTGGCGCTGCACACGGGCGAGCTTGTTGATGACCTCGACCATGTGCACCGGGATACGGATGGTGCGGGCCTGGTCGGCCATGGCGCGGGTGATCGCCTGACGGATCCACCAGGTGGCGTACGTCGAGAACTTGTAACC encodes:
- a CDS encoding solute symporter family protein; this encodes MTGDHQTLALLLFSAFVAVTLGITTWVSRDRHGSAEEFYAGGRLFSPMENGFAIAGDYMSAASFLGISGLIALFGYDGMLYSVGFLVAWLVVLLLVAELVRNCGRFTLADVVASRMAERPVRIALGSSSVTVSVLYLVAQMVGAGSLVALLLGGTSESARSWTVIGVGALMVVYVTLGGMRATTWIQIVKAVLLMAGTIALTVLVLLRFHGDFDQLLVTAAERSGHGADFLGPGLRYGGGWTARLDFISLGIALVLGTAGLPHILSRFYTVPTARAARRSVVWAIGLIGGFYLMTIVLGFGAAAIIGPDAVRASNAAGNTAVPLLALDLGGGAGSTGGTVLFAVVAAVAFATILAVVAGITLASSASVAHDLYASLRRRAPHARRYGEVAVARVAAAGIGAVAIGLGLLARDLNVAFLVGLAFAVAASANLPALLYSLFWRRFTTRGAVWSVYGGLVPAVLLVLLSPVVSGSPDALVPGVDFHVFPLQNPGVVSIPLGFLSGWLGTVTSPEPPDEARYAETEVRALTGAGAV
- a CDS encoding DUF485 domain-containing protein codes for the protein MEKQEGPGAPAVRFDDPWYDALASGWGEPADDAEPTGSAVTGGPAGRAAPGDRYGAPDARSGTPGAVASPRRAPHDAADIYREVQRSPAFREVRGSYRRFVVPASLAFLLWYLAYVVAATAAPGLMARPVVGAVNVAMVAGLGQFLTTFLLTWAYARHARLHRDGAALELRWDTQEMTRGFQR
- a CDS encoding DNA gyrase/topoisomerase IV subunit A; protein product: MARRSTKTPPPDDAFEERILDIDVVDEMQGSFLEYAYSVIYSRALPDARDGMKPVQRRIVYQMNEMGLRPDRGYVKCARVVGEVMGKLHPHGDASIYDAMVRMAQPFSMRVPLVDGHGNFGSLGNDDPPAAMRYTESRMAAAAIMMTESIDEDTVDFAPNYDGQEREPVALPAAYPNLLVNGASGIAVGMATNMPPHNLGEVIAAARHLIRYPNADLEALMRFVPGPDLPTGGRIVGLNGIKDAYENGRGTFKIRATTTVENVTARRKGIVVTELPFTVGPEKVISKIKDLVGSKKLQGIADVKDLTDRAHGLRLVIEVKNGFVPEAVLAQLYKLTPMEESFGINNVALVDGQPLTLGLKELLEVYLDHRFSVVRRRSEFRRGKKRDRLHLVEGLLVALLDIDEVIRLIRSSENSAQAKERLIERFSLSEIQTQYILDTPLRRLTKFDRIELETERDRLNGEIDELTGILESDSELRKLVSAELAAVSKKFGTDRRTVLLESAGAPVAAVALQVADDPCRVLLSSTGLLARTATAEVPAAEDGRRAKHDVIVSAVPATQRGEVGAVTSAGRLLRLSVIDLPQLPDTASAPNLAGGAPLTEFLTLEDDETVVCLATLDESSPGLALGTLQGVVKRVVPDYPANKDELEVITLKEGDRIVGATELRTGDEDLVFITSDAQLLRYQASQVRPQGRPAGGMAGIKLGAGVEVISFAAVDPAAEAVVFTVAGSTGTLDDSTGTSWKLTPFDQYPRKGRATGGVRCQRFLKGEGLLTLAWSGPAPARAAQRNGTPVDLPEVDPRRDGSGTPPTGAVASVAGPVG
- a CDS encoding M16 family metallopeptidase, with the protein product MPMGHTATAEAGSGGLTATEHRLANGLRVVLSEDHLTPVAAVCLWYDVGSRHEVAGRTGLAHLFEHLMFQGSKQVHGNGHFELVQGAGGSLNGTTSFERTNYFETMPTHQLELALWLEADRMGSLLTALDDASMENQRDVVKNERRQRYDNVPYGTAFERLTALAYPEGHPYHHTPIGSMADLDAATLEDARSFFRTYYAPNNAVLSVVGDIDPAQTLAWIERYFGSIPSHDGKLPPRDGALPDVIGEQLREVVEEEVPARALMAAYRLPHDGTRECDAADLALTVLGGGESSRLHNRLVRRDRTAVAAGFGLLRLAGAPSLGWLDVKTSGGVEVPEIEAAVDEELARFAAEGPTPEEMERAQAQLEREWLDRLGTVAGRADELCRFAVLFGDPQLALTAVNRVLDVTAEEVRAVAQARLRPDNRAVLVYEPVTAEQSDSDEEEGADQ
- a CDS encoding CobW family GTP-binding protein, with protein sequence MSTQQIPVIVLSGFLGSGKTTLLNHLLRSARGTRIGVMVNDFGDIGIDAMTVAGQVGSTVSLGNGCMCCAVDVSELDAYLDVLTRPSSRLDVIVIEASGLAEPQELVRMVLASENGRIMYGGLVQVVDAAEFSATRQRHPETDRHLSLADLVVVNKADRVGTRELDAVHETVAALAGRAAVIRASHGRVDPEVLFDRVVPEGEIDGQLSIEDLLYEDDDGAGDGHPHARYETLSVATGTALHPRRLMAFLDSRPRGLYRIKGFVDFGPADPTNRYAVHAVGRFLRFFPEPWPDGEERLTQLVLIGSGIDVPTLREALTGCELDGPGDVPDEHGMWGVLRYVPRSEEAAEEIDPGAGAEDGRTPVTS